A region from the Canis lupus dingo isolate Sandy chromosome 9, ASM325472v2, whole genome shotgun sequence genome encodes:
- the KCNJ2 gene encoding inward rectifier potassium channel 2 — translation MGSVRTNRYSIVSSEEDGMKLATMAVANGFGNGKSKVHTRQQCRSRFVKKDGHCNVQFINVGEKGQRYLADIFTTCVDIRWRWMLVIFCLAFVLSWLFFGCVFWLIALLHGDLDASKESKACVSEVNSFTAAFLFSIETQTTIGYGFRCVTDECPVAVFMVVFQSIVGCIIDAFIIGAVMAKMAKPKKRNETLVFSHNAVIAMRDGKLCLMWRVGNLRKSHLVEAHVRAQLLKSRITSEGEYIPLDQIDINVGFDSGIDRIFLVSPITIVHEIDEDSPLYDLSKQDIDNADFEIVVILEGMVEATAMTTQCRSSYLANEILWGHRYEPVLFEEKHYYKVDYSRFHKTYEVPNTPLCSARDLAEKKYILSNANSFCYENEVALTSKEEDDSENGVPESTSTDTPPDLDLHNQASVPLEPRPLRRESEI, via the coding sequence ATGGGCAGTGTGCGGACCAACCGCTACAGCATCGTCTCTTCCGAAGAGGACGGGATGAAGTTGGCCACCATGGCGGTTGCCAACGGCTTTGGGAACGGGAAGAGTAAGGTCCACACCCGACAGCAGTGCAGGAGCCGCTTCGTGAAGAAGGACGGCCACTGCAACGTCCAGTTCATCAACGTGGGGGAGAAGGGACAGCGGTACCTCGCAGACATCTTTACCACATGCGTGGACATTCGCTGGCGGTGGATGCTGGTCATCTTCTGCCTGGCGTTCGTGCTCTCCTGGCTGTTCTTTGGCTGTGTGTTTTGGTTGATAGCTCTGCTCCATGGCGATCTGGATGCATCTAAAGAGAGCAAGGCTTGCGTGTCCGAGGTCAACAGCTTCACGGCGGCCTTCCTCTTCTCCATCGAGACCCAGACGACCATAGGCTACGGCTTCCGCTGTGTCACAGACGAATGCCCAGTTGCCGTGTTCATGGTGGTCTTCCAGTCCATCGTGGGCTGCATCATCGATGCCTTCATCATCGGCGCGGTCATGGCGAAGATGGCCAAGCCAAAGAAGAGGAACGAGACTCTGGTCTTCAGTCACAACGCTGTGATCGCCATGAGAGATGGCAAGCTGTGTTTGATGTGGCGGGTGGGCAACCTTCGGAAGAGCCACTTGGTGGAGGCCCACGTGAGGGCCCAGCTGCTCAAATCCCGAATCACTTCCGAGGGGGAGTACATCCCCCTGGATCAAATAGATATCAACGTTGGGTTCGACAGCGGGATTGACCGGATATTTCTGGTGTCCCCCATCACCATAGTCCACGAGATAGATGAAGACAGTCCTTTATATGACTTGAGCAAACAGGACATCGACAATGCAGACTTTGAAATCGTTGTCATACTGGAGGGCATGGTGGAGGCCACGGCCATGACCACCCAGTGCCGTAGCTCCTATCTGGCGAATGAGATCCTCTGGGGCCACCGCTACGAGCCTGTCCTCTTCGAGGAGAAGCACTACTACAAAGTGGACTACTCAAGGTTCCACAAGACCTACGAAGTGCCCAACACGCCCCTCTGTAGTGCCAGAGACTTAGCCGAAAAGAAATACATCCTCTCAAATGCTAACTCCTTTTGCTACGAAAACGAAGTTGCCCTCACAAGCAAAGAGGAAGATGACAGTGAAAATGGAGTTCCAGAAAGCACGAGTACGGACACGCCCCCTGACCTAGACCTTCACAACCAGGCAAGCGTACCTCTAGAGCCCAGGCCCTTAAGGCGAGAGTCGGAGATCTGA